The following are encoded together in the Citrobacter arsenatis genome:
- a CDS encoding carboxymuconolactone decarboxylase family protein encodes MPSERFVTGQEMLQKVDGKGGDAVIASLQDIAPDFAQYLIEFPFGDIYSRPGLDLRSREIATVAALTALGNAAPQLKVHIGAALHVGLTQKEIVEVIMQMAVYAGFPAALNGLFAAKEVFASHKG; translated from the coding sequence ATGCCTTCAGAACGCTTTGTTACCGGTCAGGAGATGTTGCAAAAAGTGGATGGAAAAGGCGGCGATGCGGTTATTGCAAGTCTGCAAGATATTGCGCCAGACTTCGCCCAATACCTGATTGAATTTCCTTTTGGCGATATCTATTCAAGACCGGGGCTAGATTTACGCAGCAGAGAAATCGCTACCGTCGCGGCATTAACTGCGCTGGGTAACGCCGCACCGCAGCTAAAGGTACATATTGGCGCGGCATTACACGTAGGTTTAACGCAGAAGGAGATCGTTGAAGTGATTATGCAGATGGCCGTATATGCAGGCTTCCCTGCGGCACTCAATGGCTTGTTCGCCGCAAAAGAGGTGTTTGCCTCTCACAAAGGCTAA
- a CDS encoding LysR family transcriptional regulator: protein MTISSLHSLDIRLLRYFAVVAEENNMSRAAQRLFMSQPPLSRHIRQLEDRLGVTLFVRHTRGLTLTEDGQRVLEIVRPLLVLQDKTWAALSQLAKTGEQSLRLGLSTAFEQGVFAALESQLNKRVQKLHIVRHGSPELARQVRRGKLDAALVALPLETSGLSVMSLSWQESMIAALPALWSEVRLSSLSLTALNHRPLFWFKRERNPAFFDYTRHIFRRAGYSPVCIEEPLEHDVLLARIAQGDGLSLIPASFSAIQRQGVIFLPLTDTELRISMGLLLLPENVTKLEWLQTLVTQSLIISG, encoded by the coding sequence ATGACAATATCGTCTTTGCACTCTCTGGACATTCGCCTGCTGCGTTACTTTGCCGTAGTAGCGGAGGAGAACAATATGAGCCGGGCGGCGCAGCGTTTGTTTATGTCGCAGCCGCCGCTGAGTCGCCACATTCGCCAGCTTGAAGACCGCCTGGGGGTAACACTTTTTGTCCGCCATACCCGTGGGCTAACGCTGACGGAGGACGGCCAACGCGTACTTGAAATCGTGCGCCCGCTATTGGTGCTACAGGATAAAACCTGGGCGGCGCTGAGTCAGTTAGCGAAAACGGGGGAACAATCTCTGCGCTTAGGGCTAAGTACGGCGTTTGAGCAGGGCGTTTTTGCGGCGCTTGAGTCGCAGCTTAATAAACGCGTACAGAAACTGCATATTGTTCGTCATGGTTCGCCTGAACTGGCGCGGCAGGTGCGTCGGGGAAAACTGGATGCAGCACTGGTGGCGCTACCGCTTGAAACTTCAGGGCTTAGCGTCATGTCGCTTAGCTGGCAAGAATCGATGATTGCCGCCTTACCCGCGCTATGGTCAGAGGTGAGGCTGTCATCGCTCTCGTTAACGGCGCTGAACCACCGACCATTATTTTGGTTCAAACGCGAACGTAACCCAGCCTTTTTTGATTACACCCGACATATTTTTCGTCGTGCGGGTTACTCACCTGTCTGTATTGAAGAGCCGCTGGAACATGACGTGCTGCTGGCTCGGATCGCACAGGGTGACGGTCTGAGCCTGATTCCGGCCTCTTTTTCCGCGATCCAGCGTCAGGGTGTGATCTTCCTTCCACTTACTGATACCGAATTGCGTATTAGCATGGGGTTGCTGTTGCTGCCAGAGAACGTAACAAAATTAGAGTGGTTGCAGACGCTCGTGACGCAATCTCTCATCATTTCAGGCTGA
- the metF gene encoding methylenetetrahydrofolate reductase — MSFFHANQREALNQSLAEVQGQINVSFEFFPPRTSEMEQTLWNSIDRLSSLKPKFVSVTYGANSGERDRTHSIIKGIKDRTGLEAAPHLTCIDATRDELRTIAQDYWNNGIRHIVALRGDLPPGSGKPDMYASDLVTLLKDVADFDISVAAYPEVHPEAKSAQADLLNLKRKVDAGANRAITQFFFDVESYLRFRDRCVSAGIDVEIIPGILPVSNFKQAKKFADMTNVRIPAWMSTMFDGLDDDAETRKLVGANIAMDMVKILSREGVKDFHFYTLNRAEMSYAICHTLGVRPA, encoded by the coding sequence ATGAGCTTTTTTCACGCCAACCAGCGGGAAGCCCTGAATCAGAGCCTGGCAGAAGTACAGGGTCAGATTAACGTTTCGTTTGAGTTTTTCCCGCCGCGCACCAGTGAAATGGAGCAAACCCTGTGGAACTCCATCGATCGCCTGAGCAGCCTGAAGCCGAAGTTTGTTTCAGTCACTTACGGCGCAAACTCTGGTGAGCGCGACCGTACGCACAGCATTATCAAAGGTATTAAGGATCGCACGGGTCTTGAAGCGGCTCCGCACCTGACCTGTATTGATGCGACCCGCGATGAGCTGCGCACCATTGCTCAGGATTACTGGAATAACGGTATTCGTCATATTGTTGCCCTGCGCGGTGACCTGCCGCCGGGAAGCGGTAAACCGGATATGTACGCCTCTGACCTGGTGACTCTGCTGAAAGACGTTGCGGACTTTGATATCTCCGTTGCGGCTTACCCGGAAGTACACCCGGAAGCGAAGAGCGCTCAGGCCGATTTGCTGAACCTGAAGCGTAAGGTTGATGCCGGTGCAAACCGCGCGATTACCCAATTTTTCTTCGATGTAGAAAGCTATCTGCGTTTTCGCGATCGCTGTGTGTCTGCGGGAATCGATGTGGAAATTATTCCAGGCATCCTGCCGGTATCTAACTTTAAACAGGCGAAAAAATTTGCCGACATGACCAACGTCCGCATTCCGGCGTGGATGTCGACTATGTTCGATGGCCTTGATGACGATGCGGAAACCCGCAAGCTGGTGGGGGCAAACATCGCCATGGACATGGTGAAAATTCTCAGTCGCGAAGGGGTGAAAGATTTTCATTTCTATACCCTAAATCGCGCAGAAATGAGCTACGCAATTTGTCACACGCTGGGGGTAAGACCAGCATAA